The following proteins are co-located in the Streptomyces sp. NBC_00435 genome:
- a CDS encoding SMC family ATPase: MRLHRLRVTAFGPFAEPQEIDFDALSGAGIFLLHGPTGAGKTSVLDAVCYALYGSVPGSRQAPGTSLRSDHAAGDTPTEVTLELTAGGRRLEITRRPEQDRPKKRGTGTTKDKAQSWLREYDGEHWSPLSRSHQEIGEEIEQLLGMSREQFCQVVLLPQGEFARFLRADEVARGRLLGRLFDTRRFAAVETLLGDRRRTAEAKVRAGDEQVLHTAQRLAQAAGDAADLRAWPLPRHQPGDPGLAVAIRAWAAVARCSARERLTVAEYALAAVEGRHAAARRAAEEERELDRLQRRHAETERRAALLAEAGPERERVRALLDRARRGALVAPALELRGGAAGAHMAAAHAESVARAELPPSLAGAGTEQLAEVEQQLREALGALGAARRSEQRSAEIGRERADLERESRAAEEQQQETAEWLGRWEATRAELAGRADVAQQAATLAEQLAGRLEPARLHLHAARRRDALDGEAQQASGELLGAREESTAARESWLELKETRLRGIAAELAAALVAGEPCTVCGSAEHPAPARPAPGHVDRAAEDAAHARFELAEEVRAGVERRLAALRQARAEAAAAAGDATTAELLELTSELSSRHAEAHAAAAGLHTARERLARAEREHAVRSSEQQGAEVRAAARASRREGLDREQASLEAELARVRADSPSVAARTGVLEDRVRMVAAAATSLRRAEATAARLKEADGQLADAAFKAGFDTTEEAAEAVLPEYERTALQRRADAWQAEEAMLADRIGEADAAAAAALPPAAPQEAAAYADRAAAKLRTAGSAVDAARVRCKDLDGLSLQAERELRALGPLREAYERVARLAGLTAGTSADNERKMRLEAYVLAARLEQVAAAATVRLLRMSGGRYTLVHSDARSGGRGRSGLGLHVVDAWTGSERDTATLSGGETFFASLALALGLADVVTDEAGGMRLDTLFIDEGFGSLDDQALDEVLDVLDSLRERDRSVGIVSHVADLRTRVQAQLEIVKQRGGSVVRHRTGAGTD; this comes from the coding sequence ATGAGGCTGCACCGGCTGCGCGTCACCGCCTTCGGGCCCTTCGCGGAACCGCAGGAGATCGACTTCGACGCCCTCTCCGGCGCCGGGATCTTCCTGCTGCACGGCCCCACCGGCGCGGGCAAGACCTCCGTCCTGGACGCCGTCTGCTACGCCCTCTACGGATCGGTCCCCGGCTCCCGCCAGGCCCCGGGCACCAGCCTGCGCAGCGACCACGCGGCCGGGGACACCCCGACCGAGGTCACCCTCGAACTCACCGCCGGCGGGCGGCGCCTGGAGATCACCCGGCGCCCCGAGCAGGACCGGCCCAAGAAGCGCGGCACGGGGACCACGAAGGACAAGGCGCAGAGCTGGCTGCGCGAGTACGACGGGGAACACTGGAGCCCGCTCAGCCGGTCCCACCAGGAGATCGGCGAGGAGATCGAGCAGCTGCTCGGCATGAGCCGCGAGCAGTTCTGCCAGGTCGTGCTGTTGCCGCAGGGGGAGTTCGCACGTTTCCTGCGGGCCGACGAGGTGGCGCGCGGCCGGCTGCTGGGCCGGCTGTTCGACACCCGCCGCTTCGCCGCCGTCGAGACCCTGCTCGGCGACCGGCGCCGGACCGCCGAGGCCAAGGTCCGGGCCGGCGACGAGCAAGTGCTGCACACCGCCCAGCGCCTCGCCCAGGCCGCCGGGGACGCCGCCGACCTGCGGGCCTGGCCGCTGCCCCGGCACCAGCCGGGCGACCCCGGGCTGGCCGTGGCGATCCGCGCCTGGGCGGCCGTCGCGCGCTGCTCCGCCCGGGAACGGCTCACGGTCGCCGAGTACGCCCTCGCCGCCGTGGAGGGGCGCCACGCCGCCGCCCGGCGGGCCGCCGAGGAGGAGCGGGAGCTCGACCGGCTGCAACGCCGCCATGCGGAGACCGAGCGCCGGGCGGCCCTGCTCGCCGAGGCCGGTCCGGAGCGGGAGCGGGTGCGCGCCCTGCTCGACCGGGCCCGGCGCGGGGCCCTCGTCGCCCCCGCCCTGGAGCTGCGCGGAGGCGCCGCCGGAGCCCACATGGCCGCCGCGCACGCGGAGTCGGTGGCCCGGGCGGAGCTGCCGCCGTCGCTGGCCGGGGCGGGCACCGAGCAGCTGGCGGAGGTCGAGCAGCAGCTGCGCGAAGCCCTCGGAGCCCTCGGAGCCGCCCGCCGCTCCGAGCAGCGCAGCGCCGAGATCGGCCGGGAACGGGCCGACCTGGAACGGGAGTCCCGGGCAGCCGAGGAACAGCAGCAGGAGACCGCCGAGTGGCTCGGCCGGTGGGAGGCGACCCGGGCCGAGCTGGCCGGGCGGGCGGACGTCGCCCAGCAGGCCGCGACCCTGGCCGAGCAGCTCGCCGGCAGGCTGGAGCCCGCTCGGCTGCACCTGCACGCCGCCCGGCGGCGCGACGCCCTCGACGGTGAGGCGCAGCAGGCCTCCGGCGAACTGCTCGGCGCGCGCGAGGAGTCGACCGCGGCCCGGGAGAGCTGGCTGGAGCTCAAGGAGACCCGGCTGCGCGGGATCGCCGCCGAGCTGGCCGCCGCCCTGGTGGCGGGGGAGCCGTGCACCGTGTGCGGGTCCGCGGAGCACCCCGCCCCGGCCCGCCCGGCCCCCGGGCACGTCGACCGGGCCGCCGAGGACGCGGCGCACGCCCGCTTCGAGCTGGCCGAGGAGGTCAGGGCGGGCGTCGAGCGGAGGCTGGCCGCCCTTCGCCAGGCCCGTGCCGAGGCAGCCGCCGCCGCGGGGGACGCCACCACCGCCGAACTCCTGGAACTCACCTCCGAGCTGAGTTCCCGTCATGCCGAGGCGCACGCCGCGGCCGCCGGACTGCACACCGCCCGGGAGCGGCTCGCCCGCGCCGAGCGGGAGCACGCCGTGCGCAGCTCCGAGCAGCAGGGCGCCGAGGTACGGGCCGCCGCCCGGGCGTCGCGCCGCGAGGGGCTCGACCGGGAACAGGCCTCGCTGGAGGCGGAGCTGGCGCGTGTGCGGGCGGACTCGCCCAGTGTCGCGGCCCGCACCGGAGTCCTGGAGGACCGGGTCCGCATGGTCGCCGCGGCCGCGACCTCGCTGCGCCGGGCCGAAGCCACCGCCGCGCGGTTGAAGGAGGCCGACGGGCAGCTCGCCGACGCCGCGTTCAAGGCCGGCTTCGACACCACCGAGGAGGCGGCCGAAGCGGTGCTCCCGGAGTACGAACGCACCGCGCTCCAGCGCCGGGCGGACGCCTGGCAGGCGGAGGAGGCCATGCTGGCGGACCGCATCGGCGAGGCCGACGCCGCCGCCGCGGCGGCCCTGCCTCCGGCCGCGCCGCAGGAGGCCGCGGCGTACGCGGACCGGGCCGCGGCGAAGCTTCGTACGGCGGGCTCCGCCGTGGACGCGGCCCGGGTCCGGTGCAAGGACCTCGACGGGCTCTCCCTCCAGGCCGAGCGGGAACTGCGCGCGCTGGGCCCGCTGCGCGAGGCCTACGAGCGGGTGGCCCGCCTCGCCGGACTCACCGCGGGCACCTCCGCCGACAACGAGCGCAAGATGCGGCTGGAGGCGTACGTGCTCGCGGCCCGGCTGGAGCAGGTCGCCGCCGCGGCGACGGTACGACTGCTGCGCATGTCCGGCGGTCGCTACACCCTCGTGCACTCCGATGCCCGGTCGGGCGGGCGGGGGCGGTCGGGGCTCGGGCTGCACGTGGTCGACGCCTGGACCGGCAGCGAGCGGGACACCGCGACCCTGTCCGGCGGCGAGACCTTCTTCGCCTCGCTCGCGCTCGCGCTCGGCCTGGCCGACGTGGTCACCGACGAGGCGGGCGGTATGCGCCTCGACACCCTCTTCATCGACGAGGGCTTCG